In a genomic window of Balaenoptera ricei isolate mBalRic1 chromosome 3, mBalRic1.hap2, whole genome shotgun sequence:
- the LOC132363377 gene encoding LOW QUALITY PROTEIN: uncharacterized protein LOC132363377 (The sequence of the model RefSeq protein was modified relative to this genomic sequence to represent the inferred CDS: substituted 1 base at 1 genomic stop codon), protein MKPSADVLEIIACTLLILLSFVGNVCLFYSTRKCMTGRLETSFLLIFSLIFVHLIKNLVVNVIKIVYSSGFMSDSAGCKVLHFMVALTTSWPXMLHFALLYHQKLYQTVQHLSEPPNQDHQKHSLKVVSALWMAGVAVYLPVLPYTRKSEYLNAGNDTDPLSINRIPNVDCLTDFGNKQVEFYYGKVFLVLIDSLPLAILVFVCFWMSFLLSERKKMTYGDIWIGDGDSAIEILRGAKFSILLMWLITPLWISHFVLVYFLKDLAACALFPAVLTALSSGFSALSPFLLMLVNYKMKLMSFCDAKEEKPTPQPANVILSPYAYWQKTLF, encoded by the coding sequence ATGAAGCCCTCTGCAGATGTGCTTGAGATCATTGCTTGCACTCTTCTAATCCTTTTGAGCTTTGTTGGAAAcgtgtgtttattttattctacaaGGAAATGTATGACTGGGCGTTTAGAGACATCCTTTCTTCTGATTTTCAGTCTTATATTTGTCCACCTCATTAAAAACTTGGTGGTGAATGTCataaaaatagtttattcttCTGGTTTCATGTCGGATTCAGCTGGCTGCAAAGTTCTACACTTCATGGTAGCCCTGACGACTTCCTGGCCATAGATGTTACACTTTGCATTGCTGTACCACCAGAAGCTTTACCAGACTGTCCAGCACTTGAGTGAGCCTCCAAACCAGGACCATCAGAAGCATTCCTTGAAGGTGGTTTCTGCACTTTGGATGGCTGGCGTGGCAGTGTACCTCCCAGTTTTACCTTATACTAGAAAATCAGAATACCTGAATGCAGGAAATGATACAGACCCCTTGTCTATTAACAGGATTCCTAACGTGGATTGCCTAACTGACTTTGGAAACAAGCAAGTAGAGTTTTACTATGGGAAAGTATTTCTGGTTCTAATTGATAGTCTTCCTTTAGCCATCTTAGTCTTTGTCTGTTTCTGGATGTCTTTTCTGCTTTCGGAAAGAAAGAAGATGACATATGGTGACATCTGGATTGGAGATGGTGATTCAGCAATTGAAATCCTAAGAGGGGCCAAGTTTAGTATTTTATTAATGTGGCTGATCACTCCACTTTGGATTTCTCACTTTGTCTTAGTCTATTTCTTGAAAGACTTGGCAGCCTGTGCCCTTTTTCCAGCTGTTCTCACAGCTCTCTCTTCAGGCTTCTCTGCTCTCAGTCCTTTCCTGCTTATGCTGGtgaattacaaaatgaaattgaTGTCCTTCTGTGATGCCAAAGAGGAAAAACCCACACCACAGCCTGCAAATGTTATTCTCTCTCCATATGCTTACTGGCAAAAAACTCTGTTTTAA